The Fictibacillus arsenicus genome contains a region encoding:
- a CDS encoding STAS domain-containing protein codes for MVYHLEDTITDTLNCLEENIFIIDLDYKISWMNESGKELIESMKSYFRLDKAEDLIGTPIARFHKNPSYKEEMLQKGDFPIDMQLVLFNKFVARLVVKELIVKQEKLGFILTWRDITELEKDKEKTKALINELSTPILPTIAENTLLVPLIGEMTFERMENLTSKLLNECLNYHAEYVIIDFSGITTVEDPDLGQEIQKLTTTVELMGAEVLYCGFKQDMVKNMVALGIDTDQKSFVSFRNAIRYVVSKLGIPS; via the coding sequence ATGGTTTACCATTTAGAGGATACCATTACGGATACACTTAATTGTTTAGAAGAGAATATTTTTATTATAGATTTAGACTATAAGATTTCTTGGATGAATGAATCTGGAAAAGAACTTATTGAATCCATGAAATCTTATTTTAGATTAGATAAAGCGGAAGATCTTATCGGCACTCCGATTGCCCGTTTTCATAAAAATCCTTCTTATAAAGAAGAAATGCTTCAAAAAGGTGATTTTCCAATCGACATGCAGCTTGTCTTATTTAATAAATTTGTTGCAAGACTGGTTGTAAAGGAACTGATTGTCAAACAAGAAAAACTCGGGTTTATCCTGACTTGGAGGGATATTACCGAGCTTGAAAAAGATAAGGAAAAAACAAAAGCGCTAATCAATGAATTATCTACTCCAATATTGCCGACAATAGCGGAAAATACACTCCTCGTACCGCTTATCGGTGAGATGACATTTGAAAGAATGGAAAACCTGACGAGCAAATTATTAAACGAATGTTTAAATTATCATGCCGAATATGTCATCATAGATTTTTCAGGAATTACGACGGTAGAAGATCCTGACTTAGGCCAGGAAATTCAGAAGCTGACAACTACGGTTGAATTAATGGGAGCTGAAGTCCTTTATTGCGGATTTAAGCAAGACATGGTTAAGAACATGGTTGCTCTTGGTATTGATACAGATCAAAAATCCTTTGTGTCATTCCGTAATGCGATAAGATATGTTGTTTCTAAATTAGGAATTCCATCATGA
- a CDS encoding homoserine dehydrogenase: MVNHVSVGLLGLGTVGSGVVRMIEGNREGLQHRVGCPVYIEKILVQNIEKERLVAIKKDWLTQQPEEVLENPDIHVVIEVMGGIELAREYITLALQNKKHVITANKDLMALHGAELLQVAQQNGCDLFYEASVAGGIPIIRSLVDGLASDRITKMMGIVNGTTNYILTKMDKQQRNYEEVLKEAQSLGYAEADPTSDVEGIDAARKMAILSTLGFSMHIHLDDVNVTGISRVTQEDLEYARQFGYTLKLIGNAKKDNGKVEISVEPTLLPDSHPLASVQNEYNAVYVYGESVGETMFFGPGAGQLPTATSVVSDLVAVVKNMRLGVNGKSAVAPQFDKQLKQPEEIDGKFFYRLHIKDEAGAFSAITSLFALHEISLEKLIQSPVDEKGVAEVVIVTHGTNKQQDNRVYNLLRDSDVVQEIKSHYRVEGA, encoded by the coding sequence ATGGTAAATCATGTTTCTGTAGGACTTTTAGGATTAGGTACAGTTGGTAGCGGTGTCGTTAGAATGATTGAAGGTAATCGTGAAGGGCTTCAGCATCGTGTTGGCTGTCCGGTTTATATTGAAAAAATCTTAGTTCAAAACATCGAAAAAGAGCGACTAGTAGCAATAAAAAAAGACTGGCTGACACAGCAGCCAGAGGAAGTACTAGAAAACCCCGATATTCATGTAGTCATAGAAGTAATGGGAGGCATCGAGCTTGCCCGCGAATATATCACGCTTGCACTGCAAAACAAAAAACACGTGATCACAGCAAATAAAGATCTCATGGCACTTCATGGAGCTGAACTACTGCAAGTTGCTCAGCAAAACGGATGCGACCTTTTCTATGAAGCAAGTGTTGCAGGGGGAATCCCTATTATCCGATCACTCGTCGACGGACTTGCATCTGACCGTATTACAAAAATGATGGGGATCGTGAACGGTACAACGAATTATATTCTCACAAAAATGGATAAACAGCAGCGGAATTATGAAGAAGTTCTAAAAGAAGCACAATCACTCGGTTATGCAGAAGCCGATCCTACTTCAGATGTTGAAGGGATTGATGCGGCGAGAAAAATGGCTATTCTTTCAACGCTCGGGTTTTCAATGCATATCCATCTTGATGATGTAAACGTAACTGGTATTTCGAGAGTGACACAAGAGGATCTCGAATATGCGAGACAATTTGGCTATACGCTTAAACTCATTGGCAACGCAAAGAAAGATAACGGAAAAGTGGAGATTAGTGTAGAACCTACGCTGCTGCCGGATTCTCATCCTTTAGCAAGTGTGCAGAATGAGTATAATGCCGTTTATGTGTATGGAGAATCTGTCGGGGAAACTATGTTTTTTGGACCTGGTGCCGGCCAGCTTCCAACAGCAACATCCGTCGTTTCAGATCTAGTTGCTGTAGTCAAAAATATGCGTTTAGGTGTAAACGGAAAAAGCGCTGTTGCCCCGCAATTTGATAAACAATTAAAGCAGCCTGAAGAAATCGATGGAAAATTCTTTTATAGACTGCATATTAAAGATGAAGCAGGCGCATTCTCGGCAATCACTTCCCTCTTCGCACTTCATGAGATCTCTTTGGAAAAGTTAATCCAAAGTCCTGTTGATGAAAAAGGTGTTGCGGAAGTAGTAATCGTCACTCATGGCACGAACAAGCAGCAAGACAACCGGGTGTACAATTTGCTGCGTGATTCAGATGTTGTTCAGGAAATTAAAAGTCACTACAGAGTGGAGGGAGCTTAA
- the thrC gene encoding threonine synthase: MHWNGLLHQYKEYLPVNDDTPLLSLNEGHTPLIPLDHLSKEWGINLYAKYEGANPTGSFKDRGMVLAVAKAKEAGSKAIICASTGNTSAAAAAYGARAGLRCIVVIPDGKIAQGKLAQAKMYGAEIFAIQGNFDEALEMVKQMSEEEGYTLVNSVNPFRLEGQKTAAFELVDSLEKAPDILAIPVGNAGNISAYWKGFKEYDSVKASGLPRIHGFQAAGAAPIVNGSAVKNPDTIATAIRIGNPASWQLATAALDESGGIIDSVTDEEILEAYQMLASKEGVFAEPASCSTIAGLYKQHKQGLLPKGASIVAVLTGNGLKDPDIALKTVAQEPVVIPNDLNQLRQQLKGCVV, translated from the coding sequence ATGCATTGGAATGGATTGCTTCATCAATATAAAGAGTACTTGCCTGTAAATGACGACACCCCCTTGCTTTCTTTAAATGAAGGTCATACACCTCTTATTCCGTTAGATCATCTCTCAAAGGAATGGGGCATCAATTTGTACGCGAAATATGAAGGCGCCAATCCAACAGGTTCCTTTAAAGACCGGGGTATGGTGCTTGCTGTTGCCAAAGCGAAAGAAGCTGGCAGCAAAGCGATTATCTGCGCATCTACAGGCAACACTTCAGCAGCTGCTGCAGCATACGGAGCCCGTGCAGGTTTGCGTTGTATCGTCGTGATTCCAGACGGAAAAATCGCCCAAGGGAAGCTCGCACAAGCCAAAATGTACGGAGCTGAAATTTTTGCCATCCAAGGTAATTTTGATGAAGCGCTTGAAATGGTTAAACAAATGAGCGAAGAAGAAGGCTATACACTTGTTAATTCTGTAAATCCATTCAGATTAGAAGGTCAAAAAACAGCAGCCTTTGAACTTGTTGATTCTCTCGAAAAAGCGCCAGACATTCTCGCGATCCCTGTCGGAAACGCAGGCAATATAAGTGCATATTGGAAAGGGTTTAAAGAATACGATTCGGTAAAGGCGTCAGGTCTGCCAAGAATACATGGCTTTCAAGCTGCAGGGGCCGCGCCCATTGTAAATGGCAGCGCCGTAAAGAATCCAGATACGATTGCAACAGCTATCCGAATCGGCAACCCTGCAAGCTGGCAGCTGGCGACTGCAGCTCTAGATGAGTCAGGCGGTATAATCGACAGTGTAACAGATGAAGAAATTTTAGAAGCTTATCAGATGCTCGCTTCAAAAGAAGGTGTATTTGCAGAACCAGCTTCCTGCAGTACAATCGCAGGATTATATAAACAGCATAAGCAAGGACTCTTGCCAAAAGGAGCTTCTATTGTTGCCGTTTTAACTGGCAATGGATTGAAAGATCCTGATATTGCATTAAAAACTGTTGCGCAAGAACCTGTTGTAATTCCCAATGATCTTAATCAATTACGTCAGCAGCTGAAAGGATGTGTTGTTTAA
- a CDS encoding NfeD family protein, with the protein MELFGYPLSTIYLGSFIVFGCITFVYILFGDMLDAAMEFLHPALILSFFTIGSASGYLLEVMTGINSWFILVFSCLLSILLVTLLNVFVLTPIRSAEESLAYRDEDLKGRVGTVITSVPADGFGEILIEGISGRISKTAVSMDNKPIQQGEKILIIDIQKGVVSVMRYEQVEQTYFH; encoded by the coding sequence ATGGAACTGTTCGGGTATCCGTTATCAACTATATACTTAGGAAGTTTCATCGTTTTTGGATGTATCACGTTCGTTTATATTCTTTTTGGTGACATGCTTGATGCAGCAATGGAATTCTTGCATCCTGCACTTATTCTTTCTTTCTTTACAATCGGCAGCGCTTCTGGTTACCTGCTGGAGGTTATGACCGGAATCAATAGCTGGTTCATCCTTGTGTTCAGCTGTCTGCTTTCCATTTTACTCGTAACCCTTTTAAATGTATTTGTTTTAACACCTATTCGATCGGCAGAAGAATCATTGGCTTATCGGGATGAGGATTTAAAAGGAAGAGTAGGTACAGTCATTACATCTGTTCCGGCTGATGGTTTTGGAGAGATATTAATAGAAGGAATAAGCGGAAGAATCTCAAAGACCGCTGTAAGCATGGATAACAAACCGATTCAGCAAGGTGAGAAGATTTTAATTATCGATATTCAAAAAGGTGTCGTATCGGTTATGCGTTATGAGCAAGTAGAACAAACATATTTTCATTAA
- a CDS encoding DNA alkylation repair protein has product MYTEDLWIHLKKHENKEDAIPMKKYMRDQFEFFGMRSPVLKESFKAFIKEKGLPHPEELSSFLNEAWAKPEREMQYAGLTIADKLKKHMTKSDIEWIEYIIVNKSWWDTIDHIAKNIAGYYFKKFPEEIVPVTERWIATKNIWLMRSAILFQLGYKEKTDKELMAHIIKETKYEQDFFIRKGIGWALREYAKVNEDWVWEFVHSEELSPLSYKEAIKNINKTKQPS; this is encoded by the coding sequence ATGTATACAGAAGATTTGTGGATACATTTGAAAAAACATGAGAACAAAGAGGATGCTATTCCTATGAAAAAATACATGAGGGATCAGTTTGAATTCTTTGGCATGCGTTCACCAGTTCTGAAAGAAAGCTTTAAAGCTTTTATTAAAGAAAAAGGACTTCCTCATCCTGAAGAACTGTCTTCATTTTTAAATGAAGCGTGGGCTAAACCTGAACGTGAAATGCAATATGCGGGGCTAACGATTGCTGACAAGCTAAAAAAGCATATGACGAAGAGCGACATTGAATGGATTGAATATATCATTGTAAATAAAAGCTGGTGGGATACCATCGATCACATAGCTAAAAACATTGCGGGTTATTATTTTAAAAAGTTTCCTGAAGAAATCGTTCCTGTAACAGAGCGATGGATCGCAACGAAAAATATTTGGCTGATGAGGTCAGCTATCCTGTTTCAATTGGGGTATAAGGAAAAGACTGATAAAGAGCTTATGGCACATATTATTAAAGAGACGAAATATGAACAAGACTTCTTTATTCGTAAAGGCATCGGCTGGGCATTGCGTGAATACGCAAAAGTTAACGAGGACTGGGTGTGGGAGTTCGTACATTCGGAGGAATTAAGTCCGCTTTCTTATAAAGAAGCCATCAAAAATATAAACAAAACAAAGCAGCCGTCCTGA